From the genome of Glycine max cultivar Williams 82 chromosome 2, Glycine_max_v4.0, whole genome shotgun sequence, one region includes:
- the LOC100806077 gene encoding lysM domain receptor-like kinase 4, translating into MNLFPMITTTIFTLIMLCSMSVVVHVQGKQPYVGLATTACGQTGNSNSMRGYTCNGVNPSCQAYLTFRAQPLYNTVPSISALLGSDSSQLSVANSVSEDGTFETNKLVIVPINCSCSGNNNNQYYQFNTSYEVERGDSYFVIANNTFEGLSTCQALQDQNNIPEGDLMPGNELIVPLRCACPSKNQTEQGVKYLLSYLVASNHIVWLIGERFGVSSETIVEANTLSSQQPIIHPFTTLLVPLQDEPSSNQTSEPSPPPSTPPPPPLSSSSGRSSKTWVYAVVGVVGAIALISSVLCAIVFRTRYLKGGNKRKDDSLIVSDSFVAVAIEKPQEKKLEEEESENLAEIISGISESFKVYRYEELQSATNGFSPSCCIKGSVYRGFINGDLAAIKKIDGDVSKEIELLSKVNHSNVIRLSGVCFNGGYWYLVYEYAANGYLSDWINIKGKFLSWTQRIQIALDVATGLDYLHSFTSPPHVHKDLKSGNILLDSDFRAKISNFRLARSVEREGSEGDQYVMTRHIVGTRGYMAPEYLENGLVSTKLDVYAFGVLMLEMLTGKDVADVYAEGNIANLFDVLSAVLDEEGEHLRLSEFMDPSLKGNYPMELAVFVARMIETCIKKDPASRPDMHEIVSSLSKALDSSLRWETSMERKFRFYKGFLN; encoded by the coding sequence ATGAATCTCTTTCCTATGATCACAACAACAATCTTCACTTTGATTATGTTATGTAGCATGTCAGTGGTGGTTCATGTTCAGGGAAAGCAACCTTACGTTGGTTTGGCCACAACAGCATGTGGCCAAACGGGAAATTCAAACTCTATGCGTGGCTACACTTGCAATGGCGTGAATCCTAGTTGCCAAGCTTACCTCACCTTCAGGGCTCAACCCCTTTACAACACTGTTCCCTCAATATCTGCTTTGTTGGGTTCAGACTCATCTCAACTTTCTGTGGCAAATTCTGTTTCTGAGGATGGAACCTTTGAAACAAACAAGTTAGTGATTGTTCCAATCAATTGCTCTTGTTCAGGTAACAACAACAACCAGTATTATCAGTTCAACACATCCTACGAGGTTGAAAGAGGGGACTCGTATTTTGTGATCGCTAACAACACTTTTGAAGGCCTTTCAACATGTCAAGCATTGCAGGACCAAAACAACATTCCCGAAGGAGACTTAATGCCGGGAAATGAACTCATTGTTCCTCTTCGATGCGCTTGTCCCTCGAAGAATCAAACTGAGCAAGGTGTCAAGTACTTGTTGAGTTACCTTGTGGCTTCTAATCACATTGTTTGGCTCATTGGTGAAAGATTTGGTGTCAGCAGTGAGACAATTGTTGAAGCTAATACTCTTTCTTCTCAACAACCAATAATTCATCCTTTTACCACACTTCTTGTACCTCTTCAAGACGAGCCCTCGAGTAATCAAACTTCTGAGCCATCTCCACCACCATCAACACCTCCACCTCCGCCTCTATCTTCTTCTAGTGGAAGATCAAGCAAAACATGGGTGTATGCAGTGGTAGGAGTTGTTGGAGCTATTGCATTAATATCATCAGTCCTTTGTGCCATCGTTTTCAGGACGCGTTATCTCAAGGGTGGTAATAAAAGGAAAGATGATTCTTTGATTGTGTCTGATAGTTTTGTGGCTGTGGCTATTGAGAAACCACAAGAGAAGaagttggaagaagaagaatctgaaAATTTGGCAGAGATCATATCTGGCATAAGTGAATCATTTAAGGTGTACAGATATGAGGAACTGCAAAGTGCAACGAATGGTTTTAGTCCTAGCTGCTGCATCAAAGGGTCGGTTTATCGCGGTTTCATCAATGGGGATTTGGCTGCAATAAAAAAGATAGATGGTGATGTGTCAAAGGAGATAGAGCTTTTGAGCAAAGTGAACCATTCAAATGTTATACGTCTTTCTGGGGTTTGTTTTAACGGGGGCTATTGGTATCTTGTTTATGAGTATGCTGCTAACGGATACTTGAGTGATTGGATCAACATCAAGGGAAAGTTTCTGAGTTGGACACAAAGAATTCAAATTGCATTGGATGTTGCTACAGGACTTGACTATCTTCATAGTTTCACTTCTCCTCCTCATGTACACAAGGATCTGAAGAGTGGTAACATTCTTCTGGATAGTGATTTCAGGGCAAAGATTTCAAACTTTAGGCTTGCAAGGTCAGTGGAAAGAGAGGGTAGTGAGGGTGATCAATATGTGATGACAAGGCATATTGTTGGGACAAGAGGATACATGGCTCCAGAGTATTTGGAAAATGGTCTTGTGTCTACAAAGCTTGATGTCTACGCATTTGGGGTTTTAATGTTGGAAATGCTCACTGGAAAAGATGTTGCTGATGTTTATGCAGAAGGAAATATTGCGAATTTGTTTGATGTTTTAAGCGCGGTGCTTGACGAGGAAGGTGAACATTTGAGATTGAGTGAGTTCATGGATCCCTCTTTGAAAGGAAATTATCCAATGGAACTTGCTGTGTTTGTGGCTAGAATGATAGAAACTTGCATAAAGAAAGATCCAGCAAGTCGACCTGACATGCACGAGATTGTGTCATCTTTGTCCAAAGCCTTGGATTCTTCATTGAGATGGGAAACGTCTATGGAAAGGAAGTTTAGATTCTACAAAGGGTTCCTCAATTAG